One Acidimicrobiales bacterium genomic region harbors:
- the tgt gene encoding tRNA guanosine(34) transglycosylase Tgt: MTHRDGAIMSFSFEVTATDGAARTGRITTPRGTVRTPCFMPVGTRAVVQTLAAYEVADLGAEVVLGNTYHLMLRPGSDLIRERGGIHRFMGWDGHVLTDSGGYQVFSLEPELDENGATFRSTYDGSTHVLTPEGAVAIQTDLGADIQMVLDVCPPLPSPDRVVRDAVALTGRWAERARTAFLDRPERGDGMRAQFGIVQGGLDVDLRLESAAHTVGIGFEGYAVGGLSVGEKRTEMLVPLTATCAALPVGAPRYLMGVGDPASLVEGISVGVDMFDCVLPTRLARHGTALTTEGRFNIKASRFARDDGPLDPGFPESPANRFSRSYLRHLEQVGEPLVKRILTLHNLAFLLRIVDRARDAIVAGTTADLVEEVREVWG, from the coding sequence GTGACGCACCGTGACGGCGCGATCATGAGCTTCTCCTTCGAGGTCACCGCAACCGACGGCGCCGCCCGTACGGGGAGGATCACGACGCCGAGGGGGACCGTGCGCACCCCGTGCTTCATGCCCGTCGGAACCCGGGCGGTCGTGCAGACACTCGCCGCGTACGAGGTGGCCGACCTCGGTGCCGAGGTCGTTCTCGGCAACACGTACCACCTGATGTTGCGGCCCGGCTCCGACCTCATCCGCGAACGGGGCGGGATCCACCGGTTCATGGGCTGGGACGGCCACGTCCTGACGGACTCGGGTGGCTATCAGGTGTTCAGCCTGGAGCCGGAGCTCGACGAGAACGGGGCGACCTTCCGCTCGACGTACGACGGTTCGACCCATGTGTTGACTCCCGAGGGCGCGGTCGCCATCCAGACGGACCTGGGTGCGGACATCCAGATGGTTCTCGACGTGTGTCCGCCGCTTCCCTCACCCGACCGGGTCGTGCGCGACGCGGTCGCGCTGACCGGGCGTTGGGCGGAGCGGGCCCGGACCGCGTTCCTCGACAGGCCCGAACGTGGCGATGGGATGCGCGCGCAGTTCGGCATCGTGCAGGGGGGCCTCGACGTGGATCTGCGGCTCGAGTCCGCCGCGCACACCGTGGGTATCGGCTTCGAGGGCTACGCGGTGGGTGGACTCTCCGTGGGGGAGAAGCGCACCGAGATGCTCGTTCCCCTGACGGCGACATGTGCGGCACTGCCGGTGGGAGCCCCGCGCTACCTGATGGGCGTCGGCGACCCGGCGAGCCTCGTCGAGGGGATATCGGTCGGGGTGGACATGTTCGACTGTGTCCTGCCCACGCGTCTCGCGCGCCACGGCACCGCGCTGACGACCGAGGGCAGGTTCAACATCAAGGCCAGCCGCTTCGCACGCGACGACGGACCCCTGGACCCCGGCTTTCCGGAGAGCCCGGCAAACCGGTTCTCCCGCTCGTATCTCCGACACCTCGAGCAGGTGGGAGAACCGCTGGTCAAGCGGATACTGACCCTTCACAACCTCGCGTTCCTGTTGCGCATCGTGGACAGGGCGCGGGACGCGATCGTGGCCGGTACGACCGCGGATCTCGTGGAAGAGGTTCGCGAGGTGTGGGGGTGA
- the yajC gene encoding preprotein translocase subunit YajC, whose amino-acid sequence MGSIIILVPMFLAIWFFFLRPQQRKVRAQQELLANLEVADEVLTSGGIYGRITDFDEGTVFLEVADGVEMKITRESIAHKIVYADWDDAADDTDDDDVADAADEVADGETSDRDA is encoded by the coding sequence ATGGGCTCAATCATCATCCTCGTTCCGATGTTCCTGGCCATCTGGTTCTTCTTCCTGCGGCCACAGCAGCGGAAGGTCCGGGCTCAACAGGAACTGCTCGCCAACCTCGAGGTCGCCGACGAGGTACTCACCTCCGGCGGTATCTACGGCCGCATCACCGACTTCGACGAGGGAACGGTCTTCCTCGAGGTGGCCGACGGCGTGGAGATGAAGATCACCCGCGAGTCGATCGCCCACAAGATCGTCTACGCCGACTGGGACGACGCTGCCGACGACACCGATGACGACGATGTCGCCGACGCCGCAGACGAGGTCGCCGACGGCGAGACCTCCGACCGCGACGCCTGA
- the secD gene encoding protein translocase subunit SecD, whose amino-acid sequence MKGRAATPLIAIVVIVGALLAGSLIAGQEPLLGLDLQGGVEVVLEPVDNPGDEVTGEELDQALEIIRDRVDALGVAEPDITRQGDRIVIQLPGVDDQERAIELVGQTAELRFRPVLVGPLPLSGVPAVPDETLDPEPSHTEPVVCSDLILEGVDMVSDGYNGGPSLAQLETGFVTSPANDLAGRTVILDGEAGRYLLGPACVTGAALEGASAELQGVQWAVRVTARSGPDGIDRFNDAASTCFAAIGGICPAVPGDQVGALAIVLDGQVQSAPRIQAASFDRDNINITGSFSQAEARDIALVLDFGALPVEFTDPATTGLVRTVSATLGRDALDAGLLAGAIGVAIVAAYMIAYYRLLGVGAILSLIVSSAMLWVIVSFLSDTRGLALTLAGITGLIVSIGVSLDSNIVYFEHLKEDILRGRSLTSSIDRSFPAAFRTIFWANLATLIGAVILYFLTIGSVRGFALMLGIASILDLVATYFFLRPFVRILVLSKRFSGSNRAFGMPPDTEVEAVTA is encoded by the coding sequence ATGAAGGGCCGTGCGGCGACGCCGCTCATCGCGATCGTCGTGATCGTCGGTGCGCTCCTCGCCGGGTCGCTGATTGCGGGCCAGGAACCGCTGCTGGGACTCGATCTCCAGGGTGGCGTCGAGGTCGTCCTCGAGCCGGTGGACAATCCCGGTGACGAGGTCACCGGCGAGGAGTTGGACCAGGCGCTCGAGATCATCCGTGACCGGGTGGACGCACTCGGGGTGGCCGAACCGGACATCACCCGCCAGGGCGACAGGATCGTGATCCAGCTCCCCGGGGTCGACGACCAGGAACGCGCCATCGAGCTCGTCGGCCAGACCGCGGAGCTGCGGTTCCGCCCGGTGCTGGTGGGACCACTTCCTCTCTCGGGAGTCCCCGCCGTCCCCGACGAGACGCTGGACCCCGAGCCCTCACACACCGAGCCTGTGGTGTGCAGCGACCTCATCCTCGAGGGTGTGGACATGGTCAGCGACGGCTACAACGGTGGGCCGTCACTCGCCCAGCTCGAGACGGGTTTCGTCACGAGTCCGGCCAACGACCTCGCCGGCCGCACGGTGATCCTCGATGGCGAAGCGGGCCGCTACCTGCTGGGTCCGGCCTGTGTGACCGGTGCGGCGCTCGAAGGTGCGAGCGCGGAGCTGCAGGGTGTCCAGTGGGCGGTGCGGGTGACCGCCCGTTCGGGGCCCGACGGCATCGACCGCTTCAACGACGCGGCATCCACGTGCTTCGCCGCCATCGGGGGAATCTGCCCCGCGGTTCCCGGTGATCAGGTCGGTGCGCTGGCAATCGTGCTGGACGGTCAGGTGCAGTCCGCGCCGAGGATCCAGGCGGCTTCGTTCGATCGCGACAACATCAACATCACGGGGAGCTTCAGCCAGGCGGAGGCCCGTGACATCGCGCTCGTCCTCGACTTCGGTGCGTTGCCCGTCGAATTCACCGACCCGGCCACCACGGGGCTCGTGCGCACCGTCTCGGCGACGCTCGGTCGTGACGCCCTCGACGCCGGCCTTCTCGCCGGCGCGATCGGCGTGGCCATCGTGGCCGCCTACATGATCGCCTACTACCGCCTGCTCGGAGTCGGAGCGATCCTCAGCCTCATCGTCTCGAGTGCGATGCTGTGGGTGATCGTGTCGTTCCTCTCCGACACACGCGGGCTCGCCCTCACGCTGGCCGGGATCACCGGTCTCATCGTTTCGATCGGCGTGTCACTCGACTCCAACATCGTGTACTTCGAGCACCTCAAAGAGGACATATTGCGGGGGAGGTCTCTCACTTCTTCGATCGACCGGTCGTTCCCGGCGGCGTTCCGGACGATCTTCTGGGCCAACCTGGCCACGCTCATCGGCGCGGTCATCTTGTACTTCCTGACGATCGGCTCGGTGCGCGGCTTCGCCCTGATGCTCGGCATCGCGTCCATCCTCGACCTCGTGGCGACCTACTTCTTCCTCCGTCCGTTCGTACGGATACTCGTACTGTCGAAGCGGTTCTCAGGTTCCAACAGGGCATTCGGGATGCCACCCGACACCGAGGTGGAGGCCGTGACGGCATGA
- the secF gene encoding protein translocase subunit SecF, with product MSLMGDLYRGRPAVDFPKVWKRMGAISALFLVVAAVALFTRGLNLGIEFEGGVSWEVDGGDVSTGEVRDALEPLGFGDARIQELGGNLLRIRAEAEATNTEETTAVSEALAAVAGVEVSDVSFSAVGPSWGDEITSSAERALVVFFIVIAVYIWIRLQWQMMAAALVAVGHDILITVGVYALFQFDVTPATVIAFLTILGYSLYDTLIVFDKIKENEAKAAANQKLSYTELVSLSANQVLMRSINTTFTSVLPVLTLLIVGRLLLGAVTLQEFALALLIGILAGTYSSVFVATPMVAVLKERQPEYRELRERLGGQETEDLEEARAALVRSERAGERPANTGLVSRRAKERAARSKIRSEDEKRHRPVGETNVSTQRTHPPRPRKKKRR from the coding sequence ATGAGTCTGATGGGTGATCTGTACCGGGGACGTCCGGCCGTGGACTTCCCGAAGGTGTGGAAGCGCATGGGCGCGATCTCGGCTCTGTTCCTGGTGGTGGCGGCTGTTGCCCTCTTCACCCGTGGCCTCAACCTCGGCATCGAGTTCGAAGGCGGCGTGTCGTGGGAGGTCGACGGCGGCGACGTCTCGACGGGCGAGGTGCGCGACGCGCTGGAGCCGCTCGGCTTCGGCGACGCGCGTATCCAGGAACTCGGCGGGAACCTCCTGCGGATCCGGGCCGAAGCCGAGGCGACCAACACCGAGGAGACCACCGCGGTTTCCGAGGCCCTCGCCGCGGTGGCCGGCGTGGAAGTGAGTGACGTCTCGTTCTCCGCGGTGGGACCGTCGTGGGGTGACGAGATCACCTCGAGTGCCGAACGGGCGCTCGTCGTGTTCTTCATCGTGATCGCCGTCTACATCTGGATCCGACTCCAGTGGCAGATGATGGCTGCCGCGCTCGTGGCGGTGGGTCACGACATCTTGATCACGGTGGGCGTGTACGCCCTCTTCCAGTTCGACGTCACCCCGGCGACGGTGATCGCCTTCCTGACGATCCTCGGCTACTCGCTCTACGACACCCTCATCGTCTTCGACAAGATCAAGGAGAACGAGGCGAAGGCGGCGGCCAACCAGAAGCTCAGCTACACCGAACTGGTGTCCCTATCGGCCAACCAGGTCCTGATGCGGTCGATCAACACGACGTTCACCTCGGTCCTGCCCGTGCTGACGCTGTTGATCGTCGGACGACTGCTCCTGGGAGCGGTCACCCTTCAGGAGTTCGCCCTGGCCCTGCTCATCGGGATCCTGGCGGGTACCTATTCGTCGGTGTTCGTCGCGACCCCGATGGTGGCGGTCCTCAAGGAACGCCAGCCCGAGTACCGCGAGTTGCGCGAGCGCCTCGGTGGTCAGGAAACCGAGGACCTCGAAGAGGCCCGGGCGGCGCTCGTGCGCAGCGAACGTGCGGGGGAGCGGCCCGCCAACACCGGCCTCGTCTCGCGCCGGGCCAAAGAACGTGCGGCGCGTTCGAAGATCCGGTCGGAGGACGAGAAGCGGCACCGGCCCGTCGGAGAGACGAACGTGTCCACCCAGCGCACCCACCCGCCACGGCCCCGCAAGAAGAAGCGCCGCTGA
- a CDS encoding adenine phosphoribosyltransferase yields MTSGEWLKDLIRDIPDFPEPGVIYKDITPLLGDVDALRFVVDAIVDRFSGTDVAKVLGIEARGFILAAPIAYRLGTGFVPVRKPGKLPHDVVDTTYELEYGTDGLAMHVDAVEAGSNVLIVDDVLATGGTAAATCELVDRVGANVVGCAFLAELDFLGGRSRLPGRELMSLVRFP; encoded by the coding sequence ATGACGAGCGGCGAGTGGCTGAAGGATCTGATCCGGGACATCCCGGATTTCCCCGAGCCCGGGGTCATCTACAAGGACATCACCCCGCTGCTGGGTGACGTCGACGCCCTGCGCTTCGTGGTCGATGCGATCGTCGACCGCTTCTCGGGGACCGATGTCGCCAAGGTGCTCGGCATCGAGGCCCGGGGCTTCATTCTCGCCGCGCCGATCGCCTACCGGCTCGGCACCGGGTTCGTCCCGGTACGCAAGCCGGGCAAGTTGCCCCACGACGTGGTCGACACCACCTACGAGCTCGAATACGGCACCGATGGTCTCGCCATGCACGTCGATGCGGTCGAGGCGGGCTCCAACGTGCTCATCGTCGACGACGTGCTGGCCACCGGGGGCACCGCGGCGGCCACCTGTGAGCTGGTCGACCGTGTCGGGGCGAACGTGGTCGGGTGCGCGTTCCTCGCGGAACTGGATTTTTTGGGCGGGCGGTCACGACTCCCGGGCCGTGAGCTGATGTCGCTGGTCAGGTTCCCGTAG
- a CDS encoding bifunctional (p)ppGpp synthetase/guanosine-3',5'-bis(diphosphate) 3'-pyrophosphohydrolase — MGLGARVLPWRRHEAPADQELAPLLETYRSHGGRDTTLVELAYQWARDSHVGQIRKSGEPYIEHPLAVARIVASLGLDDITVASALLHDVVEDCSCTMEELVENFGSEVAMIVDGVTKLDRVQFDSKEAQQAASMRKMLVAIAKDLRVIIIKLADRLHNMRTIGALPPEKQERIARETIEVYAPLAHRLGMQDMKGQLEDLAFAALHPKWYAQIEHMVGRRSPERELYLHQVVDTVLGRLVEVGIDAEVTGRPKHLWSIYEKMVVRGREFDDIYDLVGIRVIVENVRDCYAALGSLHASWKPVQGRFKDYIAMPKFNLYQSLHTTVVGPGGKSLEVQIRTREMHARAEHGVAAHWEYKDRDASGDLAWLGRMVDWTAETSDPAEFMATLKVDLEQDEVFVFTPKGEVITLPAGSTPVDFAYAVHTEVGHACVGARVGGKLVPLSTALSSGDSVEIFTSRSESAGPSRDWLRFAVTPKARNSIRRWFTRELREDARSAGRDEVVAELRREGVALADLRRSTILEDVAESMNYTDVASLYTAVGEGHVSARVVATRVAKAFLPDEPEPEHLPSTVQRPRASTGDVSKGDRSGVGVHVEGLDDMWVRLSKCCTPVPPDSIMGFVTRGRGVSVHRADCANAVSLAAGQADRLIDVEWDDIGPGSFVTTIEVKALDRARLLRDVATAMSDQEVNILAADTRTGSDRVSVMRFDFEVGDAAQVAAILSHLRSIDSVYSAHRVLPGSA; from the coding sequence GTGGGCCTGGGCGCACGCGTACTCCCGTGGCGCCGTCACGAGGCGCCCGCCGACCAGGAGCTCGCGCCGCTCCTCGAGACGTACCGCAGCCACGGTGGGCGTGACACGACCCTCGTCGAGCTCGCGTACCAGTGGGCCCGCGACTCCCATGTCGGCCAGATCCGCAAGTCCGGCGAGCCCTACATCGAGCATCCGCTGGCGGTCGCACGCATCGTCGCGTCACTGGGTCTCGACGACATCACGGTCGCGTCCGCGCTTCTCCACGACGTCGTCGAGGACTGCTCGTGCACGATGGAGGAGCTCGTCGAGAACTTCGGGTCCGAGGTCGCCATGATCGTGGACGGGGTCACCAAGCTCGACCGCGTCCAGTTCGACTCGAAGGAGGCCCAGCAGGCCGCTTCGATGCGCAAGATGCTGGTCGCCATCGCGAAGGACCTGCGCGTCATCATCATCAAGCTCGCCGACCGTCTCCACAACATGCGCACGATTGGTGCGCTCCCCCCCGAGAAACAGGAGCGGATCGCCCGCGAGACCATCGAGGTCTACGCCCCGCTCGCGCACCGCCTCGGCATGCAGGACATGAAGGGCCAACTCGAGGATCTGGCGTTCGCGGCCCTCCATCCCAAGTGGTATGCACAGATCGAGCACATGGTCGGGCGCCGCTCACCTGAACGGGAGCTGTACCTGCACCAGGTGGTGGACACCGTCCTGGGACGCCTCGTCGAGGTCGGTATCGACGCCGAGGTGACGGGACGCCCGAAGCACCTCTGGAGCATCTACGAGAAGATGGTCGTGCGCGGGCGCGAGTTCGACGACATCTACGACCTGGTGGGCATCCGGGTCATCGTCGAGAACGTCCGGGACTGCTACGCCGCGCTCGGCTCGCTGCACGCGTCGTGGAAGCCGGTGCAGGGCCGGTTCAAGGACTACATCGCAATGCCCAAGTTCAACCTCTACCAGTCGCTGCACACGACGGTCGTCGGTCCCGGCGGCAAGTCGCTCGAGGTGCAGATCCGAACCCGGGAGATGCACGCCCGCGCCGAGCACGGTGTGGCCGCCCACTGGGAGTACAAGGACCGCGACGCGAGCGGCGATCTCGCCTGGCTCGGCCGGATGGTGGACTGGACCGCCGAGACGAGCGATCCGGCCGAGTTCATGGCCACCCTCAAGGTGGACCTCGAACAGGACGAGGTCTTCGTGTTCACGCCCAAGGGTGAGGTCATCACGCTGCCGGCGGGTTCGACCCCCGTCGACTTCGCCTATGCCGTGCACACCGAGGTCGGTCATGCCTGCGTCGGCGCGCGCGTGGGCGGAAAGCTGGTGCCGTTGTCGACGGCGTTGAGCTCAGGCGACTCCGTGGAGATCTTCACGTCGCGCTCCGAGTCCGCCGGACCCTCCCGGGACTGGCTGCGGTTCGCGGTGACGCCCAAGGCCCGCAACAGCATCCGTCGCTGGTTCACGCGCGAGCTGCGCGAGGACGCACGCTCCGCGGGACGCGACGAGGTCGTCGCCGAGTTGCGTCGCGAAGGCGTCGCTCTCGCAGATCTGCGCCGCTCGACGATCCTCGAGGACGTCGCCGAGTCGATGAACTACACCGACGTCGCATCGCTGTACACGGCGGTCGGCGAGGGACACGTCTCGGCCCGGGTCGTCGCGACACGGGTGGCGAAGGCCTTCCTGCCCGATGAGCCCGAGCCCGAGCATCTCCCGTCGACGGTCCAACGTCCCCGGGCGTCCACCGGCGACGTGTCGAAGGGAGACCGTTCCGGGGTCGGCGTCCACGTCGAGGGACTCGACGACATGTGGGTCCGCCTCTCCAAGTGCTGCACGCCCGTGCCACCCGATTCGATCATGGGCTTCGTCACCCGCGGGCGCGGCGTGTCCGTGCACCGGGCGGACTGCGCAAATGCCGTGTCTCTGGCCGCCGGTCAGGCCGACCGCCTCATCGACGTCGAGTGGGACGACATCGGCCCCGGGTCCTTCGTCACGACGATCGAGGTGAAGGCGCTCGACCGTGCACGGCTCCTGCGGGACGTGGCGACGGCCATGTCGGACCAGGAGGTCAACATCTTGGCCGCGGACACCCGCACCGGGTCCGACAGGGTGTCGGTCATGCGCTTCGACTTCGAGGTGGGCGATGCCGCACAGGTCGCCGCCATCCTGAGCCATCTGCGCTCGATCGATTCCGTGTACTCGGCCCACCGGGTGTTGCCCGGCAGCGCCTGA
- the hisS gene encoding histidine--tRNA ligase, with amino-acid sequence MAERPNFRAPRGTRDILPPESDRRRALVDAFADEAARAGYGEIVSPIFEEIGVFLRVGEQTEIVTKEMYDFHDRDDRHMALRPELTASVVRAFVQERPTLPWKVWYEGPQFRYEKPQAGRYRQFSQVGIEMLGTDDPAADVEVIALADRFWNRLGLRGVRLGVNSLGDEQSRPRYLAALCAHFESHAADLSEQSRETLVRNPLRVLDSKRPEDAGVIAAAPVMVDHLDGETAEHFAAVTAGLDALGIDHEISPRLVRGLDYYTRTTFEFAADSLDAAQNAVGGGGRYDRLAEEMGGPATPGIGFALGVDRILLACDAEGAFAAPPPSVTVFVVDATDGTAATALCDELRRAGIGADRAFDGRSMKAQMKVADRSGARYAAIIGDDELAAGTVTLRPLRADEDQVAVPRGTMVDEIRKRLL; translated from the coding sequence GTGGCCGAGCGCCCCAACTTCCGCGCCCCCCGGGGCACCCGTGACATCCTCCCGCCCGAGTCGGATCGTCGACGTGCGCTCGTCGACGCGTTCGCCGATGAGGCCGCCCGGGCCGGCTACGGCGAGATCGTGTCGCCGATCTTCGAGGAGATCGGCGTCTTCCTGCGGGTCGGCGAGCAGACCGAGATCGTCACCAAGGAGATGTACGACTTCCACGACCGTGACGACCGGCACATGGCGCTGCGCCCGGAGCTGACCGCGTCGGTGGTGCGTGCCTTCGTCCAGGAGCGGCCGACGCTGCCGTGGAAGGTCTGGTACGAGGGGCCACAGTTCCGTTACGAGAAGCCCCAGGCCGGCCGGTACCGCCAGTTCAGCCAGGTCGGGATCGAGATGCTCGGGACCGATGACCCAGCCGCCGACGTCGAGGTGATCGCGCTGGCGGACCGCTTCTGGAACCGCCTCGGCCTGCGTGGTGTGCGGCTCGGCGTCAACTCCCTCGGCGATGAGCAGTCCCGGCCGCGGTACCTGGCGGCCCTGTGTGCCCACTTCGAGTCCCACGCGGCGGATCTCAGCGAGCAGTCCCGTGAGACCCTGGTCAGGAACCCCCTGAGGGTCCTGGACTCCAAGCGGCCCGAAGACGCCGGGGTGATCGCCGCCGCCCCCGTGATGGTGGACCACCTCGACGGCGAGACGGCCGAGCACTTCGCCGCGGTGACGGCCGGGCTGGACGCGTTGGGGATCGACCACGAGATCTCGCCACGCCTGGTGCGGGGCCTGGACTACTACACGCGCACGACCTTCGAGTTCGCGGCCGATTCCCTCGACGCCGCCCAGAACGCGGTGGGCGGCGGCGGCCGCTATGACCGCCTGGCCGAGGAGATGGGCGGACCTGCCACCCCCGGCATCGGTTTCGCGCTCGGCGTGGACCGCATCCTGTTGGCATGCGACGCCGAGGGTGCCTTCGCCGCGCCGCCGCCGTCGGTGACGGTCTTCGTCGTCGACGCCACGGACGGCACCGCGGCCACTGCGCTGTGCGACGAGCTGCGCCGGGCGGGAATCGGTGCCGATCGCGCCTTCGACGGGCGTTCCATGAAGGCGCAGATGAAGGTCGCGGATCGCAGCGGGGCACGCTACGCGGCCATCATCGGCGATGACGAGCTCGCCGCCGGGACCGTGACATTGCGACCGCTGCGCGCCGACGAGGACCAGGTTGCCGTTCCCCGCGGCACGATGGTCGACGAGATCCGCAAGAGACTGCTGTGA
- the aspS gene encoding aspartate--tRNA ligase, with the protein MSDTEIDEETYYAQLAAARGMRSDYCGELGADDVDRRVAVCGWVDRRREHGEKLAFIDLRDHTGVVQCVVDERLDLRAEFVVRIEGTVVARPEGMENPMLTTGDIELHDCEVEILNVAEPPPFPMHSRREIDEGIRLRHRYVDLRRPKMQDNLRTRAIVNSAVRTAMEDQGFVEIETPMLVASTPEGARDFVVPSRLHPGRFYALPQSPQLFKQLCMVGGIDRYFQIARCLRDEDLRADRQFEFMQLDAEAAFVGQEDVIEVISYAVASATEAVTGEWPENFSTMTWHDAMETYGSDKPDVRFGMTLVELSDLFEGTEARVFQVDCVKAIVASGGAELGRNRIDELTDMCKRWGAKGLAWFRVGEDLELDGALTKFMSETELAELPRRLEAEPGDLLLLIADKRRVVNHVLGLLRLELGRPPVNEGGLNFLWVTEFPLFEALDEAGDPISAHHPFTMPHPDDVDLIVRGGGEQLLRVRSQAYDLVLNGWELGSGSVRIHDSDIQKQVFAVLGISEEEAEAKFGFLLDAFRFGAPPHAGFAFGLDRLCALLLGEENIREVIAFPKTQSGTDPLTNAPSEIDPRHVEELGLRVLPPST; encoded by the coding sequence GTGAGCGACACCGAGATCGACGAAGAGACCTACTACGCACAGCTGGCCGCGGCCCGTGGCATGCGGTCGGACTACTGCGGTGAGCTCGGCGCGGACGACGTCGACCGCCGGGTGGCCGTGTGCGGCTGGGTGGACCGTCGCCGCGAGCACGGCGAGAAGCTCGCCTTCATCGACCTGCGGGACCACACCGGTGTGGTGCAGTGCGTGGTCGACGAGCGCCTCGACCTGCGCGCCGAGTTCGTCGTGCGGATCGAGGGCACCGTCGTGGCCCGTCCCGAGGGCATGGAGAACCCCATGCTCACAACCGGCGACATCGAGCTGCACGACTGCGAGGTCGAGATCCTCAACGTCGCCGAGCCGCCACCGTTTCCGATGCACAGTCGTCGTGAGATCGACGAGGGCATCCGGCTGCGGCACCGCTACGTGGACCTGCGCCGCCCCAAGATGCAGGACAACCTGCGGACCAGGGCGATCGTGAACTCGGCGGTGCGCACGGCCATGGAGGACCAGGGGTTCGTCGAGATCGAGACCCCGATGCTCGTGGCGTCCACGCCCGAGGGCGCCCGGGACTTCGTCGTTCCGTCGAGGCTGCACCCGGGTCGCTTCTACGCGCTGCCCCAGAGCCCCCAGCTGTTCAAGCAGCTGTGCATGGTCGGCGGCATCGACCGGTACTTCCAGATCGCCCGTTGCCTGCGTGACGAGGACCTGCGCGCCGATCGCCAGTTCGAGTTCATGCAGCTCGACGCCGAGGCGGCGTTCGTGGGTCAGGAGGACGTCATCGAGGTCATCTCCTACGCGGTGGCGTCGGCGACCGAGGCGGTGACAGGGGAGTGGCCCGAGAACTTCTCCACGATGACCTGGCACGACGCAATGGAGACCTACGGCTCCGACAAACCCGACGTGCGTTTCGGCATGACGCTCGTGGAGCTCTCGGACCTGTTCGAGGGGACCGAGGCGCGCGTGTTCCAGGTGGACTGCGTGAAGGCGATCGTCGCGTCCGGAGGTGCAGAGCTCGGCCGCAACCGCATCGACGAGCTGACCGACATGTGCAAGCGCTGGGGGGCGAAGGGGCTCGCCTGGTTCCGGGTCGGCGAGGACCTCGAACTCGACGGGGCGCTCACCAAGTTCATGTCCGAGACCGAGCTCGCCGAACTTCCCCGGCGTCTCGAGGCCGAACCCGGAGACCTCCTTCTCCTCATCGCCGACAAGCGCCGGGTGGTCAACCACGTCCTGGGTCTTCTGCGCCTCGAGCTGGGCCGGCCCCCCGTCAACGAGGGCGGTCTCAACTTCCTGTGGGTCACCGAGTTCCCCCTCTTCGAGGCGCTCGACGAGGCGGGTGACCCGATCTCCGCGCACCATCCGTTCACGATGCCGCACCCCGACGACGTCGATCTGATCGTGCGTGGCGGTGGGGAGCAGCTGCTGCGGGTGCGTTCCCAGGCCTACGACCTCGTCCTGAACGGCTGGGAGCTCGGTTCGGGCAGCGTCCGTATCCACGACTCCGACATCCAGAAGCAGGTCTTCGCCGTCCTCGGGATCAGCGAGGAGGAGGCGGAGGCGAAGTTCGGCTTCCTGCTCGACGCCTTCCGGTTCGGCGCGCCGCCCCACGCCGGCTTCGCGTTCGGCCTGGACCGTCTCTGTGCGTTGCTGCTCGGCGAGGAGAACATCCGCGAGGTCATCGCGTTCCCCAAGACCCAGTCGGGCACGGATCCGCTCACGAACGCGCCGAGCGAGATAGATCCCCGTCACGTCGAGGAGCTCGGTCTGCGTGTGCTGCCGCCGAGCACCTGA